Proteins encoded together in one Polaribacter reichenbachii window:
- a CDS encoding T9SS type A sorting domain-containing protein → MKKITLLLALFLTVTISSAQDVAAELDWTNQADYMINGELVVKPGDVINFSIDYSIGDFGGVDNTFWFILFKLDRALAGTQDVIDGTWESVPDIAITYPSAGTDGTTTGSFTVPNGVELSSTGTYDYRILTYLAYYEAGNTDNPKYGGGNASDKVAIKIMTQAEIDATASTKDFEKETSLKMYPNPVENTIYLKGANLPENYKITNVLGKVIQQGKFENSIDASSLSNGMYILIYDNKTFTKFLKK, encoded by the coding sequence ATGAAAAAAATTACTTTATTACTTGCATTATTTTTAACTGTAACAATAAGCTCAGCTCAAGATGTTGCTGCAGAATTAGATTGGACAAATCAGGCAGATTATATGATTAATGGCGAGCTTGTTGTAAAACCTGGAGATGTAATCAACTTTTCTATTGATTATAGTATAGGAGATTTTGGTGGTGTAGATAATACTTTTTGGTTTATCCTTTTTAAGCTTGATAGAGCTTTAGCAGGAACACAAGATGTAATAGATGGTACTTGGGAGAGTGTGCCAGACATCGCAATTACTTACCCAAGTGCAGGAACAGATGGCACAACTACAGGTAGTTTTACAGTTCCAAACGGAGTAGAATTATCTTCTACAGGAACATACGATTATAGAATTTTAACTTATTTAGCCTACTATGAAGCAGGAAATACAGATAATCCTAAATATGGTGGAGGTAATGCATCTGATAAAGTAGCTATTAAAATAATGACGCAAGCTGAAATTGATGCAACAGCATCAACCAAAGATTTTGAAAAAGAAACGAGTCTTAAAATGTATCCAAATCCTGTAGAAAATACGATTTATTTAAAAGGAGCTAACTTGCCAGAAAACTATAAAATTACCAATGTTTTAGGTAAAGTAATTCAACAAGGTAAATTCGAAAATAGTATAGATGCTTCTAGTTTAAGTAATGGTATGTATATTTTAATTTACGACAACAAAACTTTTACAAAATTCTTGAAAAAATAA
- a CDS encoding tetratricopeptide repeat protein, with protein sequence MNIHKTSNNFKNLLLAISFLIFNFNAFISLGQTSQKADQFFKKGQELKRIKPDSSVLYFKKSFAIYLKNKDTVLAVRSLLEKSYIFENNAQYTKSYDCLWKTLLLIDKVDNLGLKSLVYLRLGRIYSYYKREKESIKYLKKALEVQKELANTKNGTKSNLVPYYYAITATYRELDHPEKGKKYLDSCYYFFDKNNVLTNKANLDFEKANILSSQNKNTEALEIMEDIYPWFKENSPSYLVLFYKYWGDIYFDINDLNKSEELYLKSLKTSSDFNSHIDFSPLVYEQLAAVYLKKKNYFKAFKNIEKAKELDAKFFDSRSSENLTLLEIKDDYRTEKERQEKIIQDQYLRHLEQEEKITNLQNIILIGSIIFLLILGFIFFKNLRAKHAAEKELIRKTKEIEIQKTRELLELKNRELAASALQLIEKDEFLKDLKTKVREGGEKVKIHELNKVLRSVSVNNNKNWEEFRARFIEVNKDFYNQIFEKFPNLSQGDQKICALIKLNFSSKEMARLLGISVESVHTVRHRIRKKMKLPRSVNLEDYINSL encoded by the coding sequence ATGAATATTCATAAAACATCAAATAATTTTAAGAATCTATTGTTAGCAATTTCTTTTTTGATATTTAACTTTAATGCTTTTATATCATTAGGACAAACTTCACAAAAAGCAGACCAATTTTTTAAAAAAGGACAAGAGCTAAAGCGAATTAAACCAGACAGTTCTGTGTTATATTTTAAAAAAAGTTTTGCTATTTATCTTAAGAATAAAGACACAGTTCTTGCAGTAAGAAGTTTATTAGAAAAAAGTTACATTTTTGAAAATAACGCACAATATACCAAATCTTATGACTGTTTATGGAAAACTTTATTGTTAATAGATAAAGTAGATAATCTAGGGTTAAAATCTCTTGTTTATTTAAGGTTAGGTCGTATTTATAGCTATTACAAAAGAGAAAAAGAATCTATAAAATACCTTAAAAAAGCCTTAGAAGTTCAAAAAGAATTGGCCAATACAAAAAATGGAACTAAATCTAATTTAGTACCTTATTACTATGCAATTACTGCCACTTATAGAGAATTAGATCATCCAGAAAAAGGAAAAAAATATTTAGATTCTTGTTATTATTTTTTCGATAAAAATAATGTTTTAACTAACAAAGCAAATTTAGATTTTGAGAAAGCAAATATTTTAAGCTCACAGAATAAGAATACAGAAGCTTTAGAAATAATGGAAGATATTTATCCGTGGTTTAAAGAAAATTCACCTTCTTATTTAGTGTTGTTTTATAAATATTGGGGAGATATTTATTTTGATATTAATGATTTAAATAAAAGTGAAGAATTGTATTTAAAATCATTAAAAACATCTTCTGACTTTAATAGTCATATCGATTTTTCTCCTTTGGTTTATGAACAATTAGCAGCTGTATATTTAAAAAAGAAAAACTATTTTAAAGCTTTTAAAAATATTGAAAAAGCAAAAGAATTAGATGCTAAGTTTTTTGATAGTAGAAGTTCAGAAAACTTAACTTTATTAGAAATTAAAGACGATTATAGAACAGAAAAAGAACGACAAGAAAAAATAATTCAAGACCAATATTTAAGACATTTAGAACAAGAAGAAAAAATTACAAATCTGCAGAACATCATCTTAATTGGTTCTATTATTTTCTTGTTGATATTAGGTTTTATATTCTTTAAAAATTTACGAGCTAAACACGCTGCAGAAAAAGAATTAATAAGAAAAACGAAAGAAATAGAAATACAGAAAACAAGAGAGCTTTTAGAACTTAAAAATAGAGAATTAGCAGCTTCTGCATTACAATTAATAGAAAAAGACGAATTTTTAAAAGACTTAAAAACTAAAGTTAGAGAAGGAGGCGAAAAAGTAAAAATACACGAGTTAAATAAAGTTTTAAGATCTGTTTCTGTAAATAATAATAAAAATTGGGAAGAATTTAGAGCGCGTTTTATAGAAGTAAATAAAGATTTTTACAATCAAATTTTTGAGAAATTCCCGAATTTAAGTCAAGGAGATCAAAAGATATGTGCTTTAATAAAATTAAATTTTTCGAGTAAAGAAATGGCTAGACTTTTAGGTATTTCTGTAGAATCTGTACACACAGTTAGGCATAGAATTAGAAAAAAAATGAAGTTACCAAGAAGTGTTAACTTAGAAGATTATATAAATTCTTTGTAG
- a CDS encoding glycoside hydrolase family 117 protein, whose amino-acid sequence MRIEITDEQKDFLGITNKDKLSAASKRALQWPKDLSNDWFFDYKVEDLKGDLTYEEGVVRRDPSALIKFDNKYFVWYSRSTGATDGFAGNISTDKVFPWDRCDLWFATSNDGITWKEEGLAVARGVEGSYDDRSIFTPEIMEYEGVYYLSYQTIKGDYTVRVKNEVGLAWSNSPYGPWTKSEEPILKPANNGVWKGDSQNRFLVEKKGDFDSHKVHDPCIIPYNNKFYLYYKGEQMGEAITFGGRQIRHGVAIANHPKGPYIKSEYNPISNSGHEICVWPYNGGVSSLITTDGPEKNTLQWSPDGINFDIKSVVKGAPHAIGLNRTVDADIHPTHILRWGLTHEYMNDDYQYIRRFTTWKMTHHVAKGESGE is encoded by the coding sequence ATGCGCATAGAAATAACAGACGAACAAAAAGATTTTTTAGGAATTACTAATAAAGATAAATTAAGTGCCGCAAGTAAAAGAGCTTTACAATGGCCCAAAGATTTAAGTAACGATTGGTTTTTTGATTACAAAGTAGAAGATTTAAAAGGCGATTTAACTTATGAAGAAGGTGTTGTAAGAAGAGATCCAAGTGCCTTAATTAAGTTCGATAATAAATATTTCGTCTGGTATTCTAGATCTACTGGTGCAACAGACGGTTTTGCTGGTAATATTTCTACGGATAAAGTTTTTCCTTGGGATAGATGCGATTTGTGGTTTGCCACTTCTAATGATGGAATTACTTGGAAAGAAGAAGGTTTAGCTGTAGCAAGAGGAGTAGAAGGTAGTTATGATGATAGATCTATTTTTACTCCAGAAATTATGGAATATGAAGGGGTATATTATTTGTCATATCAAACCATAAAAGGCGATTATACTGTAAGAGTAAAAAACGAAGTTGGTTTGGCTTGGTCTAATTCGCCTTATGGACCTTGGACAAAAAGCGAAGAACCTATCTTAAAACCAGCCAACAACGGGGTTTGGAAAGGCGATTCACAAAATAGATTTTTAGTAGAAAAAAAGGGCGATTTCGATAGTCATAAAGTGCATGATCCTTGTATAATTCCTTACAATAATAAATTCTATTTGTATTACAAAGGTGAGCAAATGGGCGAAGCGATTACGTTTGGAGGTAGGCAAATAAGACATGGAGTTGCTATTGCAAATCATCCAAAAGGCCCATATATAAAATCTGAATACAATCCAATTTCTAACAGTGGTCATGAAATTTGCGTTTGGCCATATAATGGAGGCGTTTCTTCTTTAATTACTACAGATGGCCCAGAAAAAAATACCTTACAATGGTCTCCAGACGGAATTAATTTTGACATAAAGAGTGTAGTAAAAGGTGCTCCGCATGCAATTGGTTTAAACAGAACTGTAGATGCAGATATACACCCAACTCATATTTTAAGATGGGGATTAACCCATGAATATATGAATGATGATTATCAATATATAAGAAGGTTTACTACCTGGAAAATGACACATCACGTGGCTAAAGGAGAAAGTGGAGAATAA
- a CDS encoding Ig-like domain-containing protein: protein MSSKKNLIILIFLSIFLTNCSSSATTAEEVLPIDDAPTAANDSFSVEENSTAGTLNQIDVSTNDNLGDDGGDTDNYSIKTTTTEGSLTEISDGIFEYIPNVDFFGTDEFTYQLSDSDGDTVNATVSITVNEFVPLASSFDNIDPNYPSFTSIEDTTPDDKKWVKLEAMSDEFDTWDANKWFKSTWNYGEPVFMSKSDDNSGVADGNLWIKATLNESNVDGRWFQTARIHSKAETKYPMYTEARIRTAHISAYNTYWLNNGNSTDRDEIDIIENNSNPSCTDCEAEIYPVQMNSQYFHADSNLNPVVIRNYGKSLRSDLSATNPLIDKGWNEAYHTYGVWWKDEKNIQFYLNGEPAGSVVVGEDKSGQTYESRVFTRDLEIIFDLWTSKDGWLGGLPAKSDLGDNSINTMRVDWVRTWKLEDK, encoded by the coding sequence ATGTCATCAAAAAAGAATTTAATAATACTTATTTTTTTATCAATATTTTTAACAAACTGTAGTAGTTCAGCAACAACAGCAGAAGAGGTTTTACCAATAGACGATGCACCTACAGCTGCAAACGATTCATTTTCTGTAGAAGAAAATAGTACTGCAGGTACATTAAACCAAATAGATGTTTCTACAAACGATAATTTAGGTGATGATGGTGGAGATACTGATAATTACAGTATAAAAACAACTACTACAGAAGGTTCACTTACAGAAATTAGTGATGGTATTTTTGAATATATTCCTAATGTAGATTTTTTTGGTACTGATGAATTTACTTATCAATTATCAGATTCAGATGGAGATACAGTAAATGCAACTGTATCAATTACTGTAAATGAATTTGTGCCATTAGCTTCATCTTTTGATAATATAGATCCAAATTATCCATCATTTACATCCATAGAAGACACAACACCAGATGATAAAAAATGGGTAAAATTAGAAGCAATGTCAGATGAATTTGATACCTGGGATGCTAATAAATGGTTTAAATCTACGTGGAATTATGGAGAGCCCGTTTTTATGTCTAAATCTGATGATAATTCTGGTGTAGCAGATGGTAACCTTTGGATAAAAGCCACTTTAAACGAAAGTAATGTTGATGGTAGATGGTTTCAAACAGCAAGAATTCACTCAAAAGCAGAAACAAAATACCCTATGTATACAGAGGCTAGAATAAGAACTGCACACATTTCTGCATATAATACCTATTGGTTAAATAATGGAAATAGTACAGATAGAGACGAAATAGATATTATAGAAAACAACTCAAATCCTTCTTGTACAGATTGCGAAGCAGAAATATATCCTGTACAAATGAACTCGCAATATTTTCATGCAGATTCAAATTTAAATCCTGTAGTAATTCGAAATTATGGTAAATCTTTGCGCTCAGATTTATCAGCAACAAACCCTTTAATTGATAAGGGTTGGAACGAAGCTTACCATACTTATGGAGTTTGGTGGAAAGACGAAAAGAACATTCAGTTTTATTTAAATGGAGAACCAGCAGGTAGTGTAGTTGTTGGCGAAGATAAATCTGGACAAACTTACGAGAGCAGAGTTTTTACAAGAGATTTAGAAATTATTTTTGATTTATGGACCAGCAAAGATGGTTGGTTAGGTGGTTTACCAGCAAAAAGCGATTTAGGTGATAATTCTATAAATACAATGCGTGTAGATTGGGTAAGAACTTGGAAGCTAGAAGATAAGTAA
- a CDS encoding T9SS type A sorting domain-containing protein, giving the protein MNKTKQFLGLILFFISASIFSQDWNGVAIPVTLSGGDTWVLQTDVSDDFNYSAPAANKGTTFTSKWDDFYHNGWSGPGSTVWTRQHSSVENGELKLTATRYQSNKINSGAIHSNSTVQYPIYIEAKIKVMNSVLANGAWLLSPDDTQEIDFMEGYGATYSDSAKEDLTWWAKRMHVSHHVFIRSPFADWQPNELANGNGNPAPNPTWITNGNTLWKDDYHTYGLYWKDPWHLYYFIDGVQVTKREGKDQIDPLFYTNSVNQGDTNNDTRTGLSKPMDILFTVEEQGWRTANGKSVVPTDTELANTDNHTFKIDWIRTYKPSSSLSVNDVKSNFNIDVYPNPSKEFIKINASKLIAKIDCFDVSGKLIASKNYDDASINFNLDKFVNGIYFSKNTC; this is encoded by the coding sequence ATGAACAAAACAAAACAATTTTTAGGGTTAATTCTATTTTTTATATCAGCATCAATTTTTAGTCAAGATTGGAATGGAGTTGCAATACCTGTTACACTTTCTGGTGGCGATACTTGGGTTTTGCAAACAGATGTTTCAGACGATTTTAATTATTCTGCTCCTGCAGCAAATAAAGGAACCACGTTTACTTCTAAATGGGACGATTTTTATCATAATGGATGGTCTGGACCAGGTTCTACAGTTTGGACTCGACAACATTCATCCGTAGAAAATGGCGAACTCAAATTAACAGCAACAAGATATCAATCTAATAAAATTAATTCAGGCGCAATACATTCTAATTCAACAGTGCAATATCCTATTTATATAGAAGCTAAAATAAAAGTAATGAATTCGGTTTTAGCAAACGGAGCTTGGTTATTAAGCCCAGATGATACACAAGAAATCGATTTTATGGAAGGTTATGGAGCAACTTATTCAGATAGTGCTAAAGAAGATCTTACTTGGTGGGCAAAAAGAATGCACGTTAGTCATCACGTATTTATAAGAAGTCCGTTTGCAGATTGGCAACCAAATGAATTGGCTAATGGAAATGGAAACCCTGCTCCAAATCCAACTTGGATTACGAATGGAAATACACTTTGGAAAGATGATTACCACACATATGGTCTTTACTGGAAAGATCCTTGGCATTTATATTATTTTATTGATGGAGTTCAGGTAACCAAAAGAGAAGGTAAAGATCAAATAGATCCATTATTTTACACCAATTCTGTAAATCAAGGTGATACAAATAATGATACAAGAACAGGTTTGTCGAAACCAATGGATATTTTATTTACAGTAGAAGAACAAGGTTGGAGAACTGCAAATGGTAAATCTGTAGTGCCTACAGATACAGAATTAGCAAATACAGATAATCATACGTTTAAAATAGATTGGATTAGAACTTACAAACCAAGTAGTAGTTTGTCTGTAAATGATGTAAAAAGTAATTTTAATATTGATGTTTATCCAAATCCATCAAAAGAATTTATCAAAATAAATGCAAGTAAATTAATTGCAAAAATAGACTGTTTTGATGTTAGTGGTAAATTAATTGCCTCTAAAAATTATGATGATGCTTCTATCAATTTTAACCTAGACAAATTTGTAAATGGTATTTATTTTTCTAAAAATACCTGCTAA
- a CDS encoding single-stranded DNA-binding protein: MNTLRNKVQLIGRLGQDPEIINLESGKKLAKFSLATNESYTNASGQKVDKVEWHNLVAWNKTADIVEKYITKGKEIAIDGKLTNRSYETKQGEKRYITEVVVNELLLLGNN, from the coding sequence ATGAATACGTTAAGAAACAAAGTACAGTTAATTGGTAGATTGGGTCAAGATCCAGAAATAATTAATTTAGAATCTGGTAAAAAATTAGCAAAGTTTTCTTTGGCTACAAATGAGAGTTATACAAATGCTTCAGGTCAGAAAGTTGATAAAGTTGAATGGCATAACCTAGTGGCTTGGAATAAAACTGCAGACATTGTAGAAAAATATATTACCAAAGGAAAAGAAATTGCTATTGATGGTAAACTAACAAATAGATCTTATGAAACGAAACAAGGTGAAAAAAGGTATATTACTGAAGTTGTAGTAAATGAGTTGCTTTTGTTGGGCAATAATTAA
- a CDS encoding (2Fe-2S)-binding protein, giving the protein MPSYTLNINGKQRSVTVDEDTPLLWVLRDELNLVGTKFGCGIGQCGACTVHVDGSATRSCQIQVSVLEDLKVTTIEGLSKEGKHPVQEAWTETDVPQCGYCQAGQIMTASAFLSENKNPSTVEIREAMHGNICRCASYNRIEKAVKLAAEKLS; this is encoded by the coding sequence ATGCCAAGTTATACATTAAACATTAACGGAAAACAACGTTCTGTAACAGTTGATGAAGACACACCTTTACTTTGGGTTTTAAGAGATGAACTTAATTTAGTAGGTACAAAATTCGGTTGCGGAATTGGGCAATGTGGTGCTTGTACAGTACACGTAGATGGTTCAGCTACAAGAAGCTGCCAAATTCAGGTTTCTGTTTTAGAAGATTTAAAAGTAACTACTATAGAAGGCTTGTCTAAAGAAGGTAAACACCCAGTACAAGAAGCTTGGACAGAAACTGATGTGCCACAATGTGGTTATTGCCAAGCAGGCCAAATAATGACAGCGAGTGCTTTTTTAAGCGAGAATAAAAATCCGTCTACAGTAGAAATTAGAGAGGCTATGCACGGAAATATTTGTAGATGTGCTTCTTATAATAGAATTGAAAAAGCTGTAAAATTAGCTGCTGAAAAATTATCTTAA
- a CDS encoding molybdopterin cofactor-binding domain-containing protein encodes MKFQIDTNFSRRNFLKTSALAGGGLLIGFNFLTACKPEAKMPVDIASLNFNDFNAFIKISDEGYVTIFSPNPEIGQGVKTAMPMIIAEELDADWSKVNVAQGALDTKNFSRQVAGGSQSIRFSWDALRQTGATAKQMLVNAAALKWNVDAATLTTSKGVITNANGDELGYGDVVKEAALLEVPEDVKLKETKDYTIVGKDALNVDIYKIITGKPLFGLDYKAENMVIASVLRPPAFGQKLVSFNAEKAKQVNGVIDVITIGDKVREFNSSGKRSWTFQMSESDKVVVIAKNTWAAIKGKKALSAQWEIDSNVESSEYHDKILTKILDGNKLDTRREDGNIKSAFAKADKIVEKTYHSPFLPHNCMEPMNFYADVTSEKIHLAGPVQTPEAAESVIADMFDADKENIHIEMTRMGGGFGRRLYGDFVYEAAEISHKINKPVKLVSTREDDMTTGVYRPAIKYRIKAAVKDGVVTGYHLKEAAINGNMYGLIPNFFPAGCIPNFKVETANYKSNITTGAWRAPYTNFLAYAEQSFFNELAQEMGKDHTELLIELLQNVKNTTDKKIQYSGQRMEDAIKLVKEKGNWGKTSEGVYQGFAAYYSHNTHVAEIAEIELKEGLPVIKKVTAAVDCGILVNPTGAKNQVEGGVIDGIGHAMYSDFSFKEGSPEYKNFDRYRLIRMQETPQVEVHFVENNLSPTGLGEPGLPPAGGAVANAIHNALGKRLYSQPFIKELKKSTVLG; translated from the coding sequence ATGAAATTTCAAATCGATACAAATTTTAGTAGAAGAAATTTTTTAAAAACATCAGCTTTAGCAGGTGGTGGTTTATTAATTGGCTTTAATTTTTTAACAGCTTGTAAGCCAGAAGCAAAAATGCCGGTAGATATTGCTAGCTTAAACTTTAACGATTTTAATGCTTTTATTAAAATTTCTGATGAAGGTTATGTAACTATTTTTTCTCCAAATCCAGAAATTGGGCAAGGTGTAAAAACAGCAATGCCAATGATTATTGCAGAAGAATTAGATGCAGATTGGAGCAAAGTAAACGTAGCACAAGGTGCTTTAGATACTAAAAATTTTAGTAGACAAGTTGCAGGAGGTAGCCAATCGATTCGTTTTAGTTGGGATGCTTTAAGACAAACAGGTGCAACTGCAAAACAAATGCTAGTAAATGCAGCAGCGTTAAAATGGAATGTAGATGCAGCAACATTAACCACTTCTAAAGGTGTAATTACCAATGCAAATGGAGATGAGTTAGGTTATGGAGATGTAGTAAAAGAAGCTGCTTTATTAGAAGTGCCTGAAGATGTAAAACTAAAAGAAACTAAAGATTATACCATAGTTGGTAAAGATGCTTTAAATGTAGATATCTATAAAATAATTACAGGTAAACCCCTATTTGGCTTAGATTATAAAGCAGAAAATATGGTGATTGCTTCTGTATTAAGACCACCAGCTTTTGGTCAGAAATTGGTTTCTTTTAATGCAGAAAAAGCAAAACAAGTAAATGGAGTAATAGATGTAATTACTATAGGCGATAAGGTAAGAGAGTTTAATAGTTCTGGAAAAAGAAGCTGGACATTTCAAATGTCTGAATCTGATAAAGTAGTTGTAATTGCCAAAAATACTTGGGCAGCAATAAAAGGGAAAAAGGCGCTTTCTGCACAATGGGAAATAGATTCTAATGTAGAAAGTTCAGAATATCATGATAAAATTTTGACTAAAATTTTAGATGGAAATAAATTAGATACAAGAAGAGAAGATGGTAATATTAAAAGTGCTTTTGCAAAAGCAGATAAAATAGTTGAGAAAACTTACCATTCTCCATTTTTACCTCATAATTGTATGGAACCCATGAATTTTTATGCTGATGTTACATCAGAAAAGATTCATTTAGCTGGCCCAGTGCAAACTCCAGAAGCAGCAGAAAGTGTAATTGCAGATATGTTTGATGCAGATAAAGAAAACATTCACATAGAAATGACAAGAATGGGTGGTGGTTTTGGAAGACGTTTGTATGGTGATTTTGTTTACGAAGCAGCAGAAATATCTCATAAAATAAATAAACCTGTAAAATTAGTATCTACTAGAGAAGATGATATGACAACAGGAGTTTACAGACCAGCCATTAAATATAGAATTAAAGCAGCTGTTAAAGATGGTGTTGTAACTGGGTATCATTTAAAAGAAGCCGCGATTAATGGAAATATGTATGGATTAATTCCTAATTTTTTCCCTGCAGGCTGTATTCCAAATTTTAAAGTAGAAACTGCAAATTATAAGAGTAACATTACAACAGGTGCTTGGAGAGCACCATATACTAACTTCTTAGCTTATGCAGAGCAAAGCTTTTTTAATGAGTTAGCACAAGAAATGGGTAAAGACCATACAGAGTTGCTGATAGAATTATTACAAAATGTAAAAAATACTACAGATAAAAAGATTCAATATTCTGGTCAGAGAATGGAAGATGCTATTAAATTAGTAAAAGAAAAAGGTAATTGGGGTAAAACTTCAGAAGGAGTTTATCAAGGTTTTGCAGCATATTATAGTCATAATACTCATGTTGCAGAAATTGCAGAAATTGAACTAAAAGAGGGTTTACCTGTAATTAAAAAAGTAACTGCAGCAGTAGATTGCGGAATTTTAGTAAATCCAACAGGGGCTAAAAATCAGGTAGAAGGTGGGGTAATAGACGGAATTGGACATGCAATGTATTCTGATTTTTCTTTTAAAGAAGGTAGTCCAGAATACAAAAACTTTGATAGATATCGATTAATAAGAATGCAAGAAACACCACAAGTTGAGGTTCATTTTGTAGAAAACAATTTATCGCCAACAGGATTAGGAGAACCAGGTTTGCCTCCTGCAGGTGGTGCTGTTGCAAATGCAATTCATAATGCTTTGGGCAAAAGATTGTATAGTCAACCTTTTATAAAAGAGCTTAAAAAGAGCACTGTTTTAGGGTAA
- a CDS encoding glycosyl hydrolase family 28-related protein, with protein sequence MTYLKNNIKFLAILQLFFLIYSCNETTEQILSEIKQGKDINEPISLNYSQASLASNTTVYPGGNIQNAINSMSSSGGGTVYLAAGNHIISSSIILKSNVNLEGVSSANYYDVIIMPNSTSFNEPLIANSSPIVNINLRNFKIRGNLISSEQNLPPSYHTSGTAYTNSSIRDDIFGIKLIGEGTTYATAENKNINIEDVEVRNCSMGIHLKGMRDIFMKNLKLHQNGLIETYFHNIYLRRVFKVHLRESEMTNSPTANGINVSQSEDVILKYNKCNNNFFRGLRVEGEAGYIINNVDLFQNETKNNGQIGFRVRNVSSGNISTNTSTGNGTNTNFYATGSVTFNNNSWQ encoded by the coding sequence ATGACGTATTTAAAAAACAACATTAAATTCTTAGCAATTCTTCAGTTATTTTTTTTAATATATTCTTGCAATGAAACTACAGAACAAATTTTATCCGAAATTAAACAGGGAAAAGATATAAATGAACCCATTAGTTTAAATTATTCTCAAGCTAGTTTAGCCAGTAATACCACTGTTTATCCTGGAGGAAATATTCAAAATGCAATTAACTCGATGAGTTCTTCAGGAGGAGGAACAGTTTATTTAGCAGCAGGAAATCATATAATTTCAAGTTCAATTATATTAAAATCTAATGTTAATTTAGAAGGTGTGTCATCTGCAAATTATTATGACGTTATAATAATGCCAAATTCCACAAGTTTTAATGAACCTTTGATAGCAAATTCATCTCCCATAGTTAATATTAATTTAAGAAATTTTAAAATTAGAGGAAACTTAATTTCATCAGAACAAAATTTGCCACCTAGCTATCATACTTCTGGCACAGCGTATACAAACTCAAGCATTAGGGATGATATTTTTGGAATAAAATTAATTGGTGAAGGAACTACATATGCTACTGCAGAAAATAAGAATATAAATATTGAAGATGTAGAGGTAAGAAATTGTTCTATGGGAATTCACCTGAAAGGAATGCGAGACATATTTATGAAAAACCTTAAGTTGCACCAAAATGGTTTAATAGAAACTTATTTTCATAACATCTATTTAAGAAGAGTATTTAAAGTTCATCTTAGAGAGTCTGAAATGACAAATTCTCCAACTGCAAATGGAATTAATGTCTCTCAATCAGAAGATGTTATTTTGAAATACAATAAATGTAATAACAATTTTTTTAGAGGTCTAAGAGTAGAAGGAGAAGCAGGTTATATAATTAATAATGTAGATTTATTTCAAAACGAAACTAAAAACAATGGACAAATTGGTTTTAGAGTTAGAAATGTTAGTAGTGGCAATATATCTACAAATACTTCTACAGGCAATGGAACAAATACAAATTTCTATGCAACTGGTTCCGTTACATTTAATAATAACAGTTGGCAATAA